The proteins below come from a single Yamadazyma tenuis chromosome 5, complete sequence genomic window:
- the CSH3 gene encoding Protein csh3 (COG:U; EggNog:ENOG503P2BZ), producing the protein MKLMTYKELLPVGTGLIIFATGFGLGAVYSNLPYDYATLWSSPADSTAAFQASFDHYLRWANVPARVHYMLHFVFVIGLVGCLIKIFKPTEDTKYFEYGTMGMLLLSIVIYLSNLRTGINSCFHNQWGEVPMETGINVIAASQFFIVVLLVGVLVLQGGLYYAEWYDKQLKIEFYEQNPDYKEVNGQPTKVDELTAAGNEEGEAVAITSGADVKKDKKDKKDKKKKKQ; encoded by the coding sequence ATGAAACTTATGACATACAAGGAGTTACTCCCTGTTGGAACGGGGTTGATCATATTCGCTACTGggtttggacttggtgcTGTCTATAGTAATTTGCCATATGACTATGCCACTTTGTGGAGCTCTCCAGCAGATAGTACGGCTGCTTTCCAAGCATCTTTTGATCACTATTTGAGATGGGCCAATGTTCCAGCTAGAGTGCATTACATGTTACactttgtgtttgtgattGGTTTGGTTGGAtgtttgatcaagattTTCAAGCCCACTGAAGATACCAAGTATTTTGAGTATGGAACCATGGGGATGCTTTTGTTGTCGATTGTGATATATTTGAGCAACTTGAGAACTGGAATCAACTCGTGTTTCCACAACCAGTGGGGTGAAGTCCCCATGGAAACCGGAATCAATGTTATTGCTGCATCCCAGTTCTTTATTGTGGTATTGCTTGTAGGTGTATTGGTCTTACAAGGAGGTTTGTACTATGCTGAATGGTATGATAAGCAGTTGAAAATTGAGTTTTATGAGCAGAACCCAGACTACAAGGAGGTAAACGGTCAACCCACCAAGGTGGACGAGTTGACTGCTGCTGGTAATGAGGAAGGTGAAGCTGTGGCTATCACCTCGGGTGCCGATGTGAAGAAGGAcaagaaagacaagaaagacaagaagaagaagaaacagtAG
- the N19M gene encoding n19m, NADH-ubiquinone oxidoreductase 9.5 kDa subunit (EggNog:ENOG503P6WN; COG:S), translated as MGVADKVYGEYPVYFKQPIRWLKYHAHTKPHFFWSIAFGLSAPVLLLATPIRRKYLWADHEPIPRTYPLPNRPRDKNLSGYDD; from the exons ATGGGTGTAGCAGACAAAGTATACGGTGAATACCCAGTCTACTTTAAGCAACCAATCAGA TGGTTGAAATATCATGCACACACAAAACCACACTttttttggtcaattgcCTTTGGATTATCAGCTCCAGTATTATTGTTAGCCACTCCTATAAGAAGAAAGTACTTGTGGGCCGACCATGAACCAATTCCTCGCACCTATCCTTTGCCCAATAGACCAAGAGACAAAAACTTGTCGGGATACGATGATTAA
- the mrpl22 gene encoding mitochondrial 54S ribosomal protein uL22m (EggNog:ENOG503NWGE; BUSCO:EOG09264LC7; COG:J), with protein MLPINRIGLRSFHNSVICRNSLFGEFTKRTDPVADFKPKEVTEVDSESDKKVRPKDDQDLQAFYRKEMEQKQISDAKFITPLKRELFQLNVDKNGFFKNHDIVTKDSKPYKISLTEKEIDILEPTIFLKSLRLKGSMKKATIVNRFVRGLNVKNAINQLHFNPKKMSTELEKLLKQGLEQSRELNMNEDKLYIQSLWVGSDGDWQKRLDPKGRGRMGMIRHRYVHLKCILKGDLTKKRLAYERQLKDSFKKPKMGLNNQPLNFSNVPFYKW; from the coding sequence ATGTTGCCAATAAATAGAATCGGACTCAGACTGTTCCATAACAGTGTCATCTGTCGCAACAGTCTCTTCGGAGAGTTCACCAAGAGAACAGATCCGGTGGCTGATTTCAAGCCGAAGGAGGTGACAGAAGTGGATTCTGAGTCAGATAAGAAGGTCAGACCAAAGGACGACCAAGACTTACAAGCATTCTACAGAAAGGAAATGGAACAGAAGCAAATCTCCGATGCCAAGTTCATCACCCCTTTAAAAAGAGAATTGTTCCAGCTCAACGTCGATAAGAACGggtttttcaagaaccaTGATATTGTCACCAAAGACAGTAAACCATACAAGATCTCCTTGACGGAAAAAGAGATAGACATATTAGAACCTACCATATTTTTGAAGTCCTTGAGACTCAAAGGatcgatgaagaaggccaCTATTGTCAACCGGTTTGTGCGGGGGTTAAATGTAAAAAATGCCATAAACCAATTACATTTCaatccaaagaaaatgtcTACcgaacttgaaaaattgttgaaacaaGGTTTGGAACAATCCCGTGAGTTGAACATGAATGAAGATAAACTCTATATTCAAAGTTTATGGGTGGGAAGTGATGGAGACTGGCAAAAACGATTGGATCCTAAAGGAAGAGGTAGAATGGGAATGATTCGTCATAGATACGTGCACTTGAAGTGCATTTTGAAGGGagatttgaccaaaaaACGGTTGGCATACGAGAGGCAGCTCAAAGATAGCTTTAAGAAGCCAAAGATGGGGTTGAATAATCAACCATTAAACTTCAGCAATGTTCCGTTCTATAAATGGTAG
- a CDS encoding uncharacterized protein (EggNog:ENOG503P72C; COG:S): MGLQYTNFFEEEDYESSDTQIIVCAECSCHLCLSSLVISDSFSSISGQAYFVDKLINISADKEIEETQMRTGLYWVKKIRCHQCMNVLGWSYVKSASSRESYKVGKFVIEDAYIRFIDNNSSTKNLIELTKQNYRRRLSSNSTLVEEDEFKFGDLKCLNRLRLQNVKELENESDADVLVDY; this comes from the coding sequence ATGGGATTACAGTATACCAACTTTTTTGAGGAGGAAGATTATGAGTCTAGTGACACCCAAATCATTGTCTGCGCTGAGTGCTCATGCCATTTGTGTTTATCCAGCTTGGTTATAAGCGACTCTTTCAGCAGCATCTCCGGCCAAGCATACTTTGTGGACAAGCTCATCAACATTTCGGCTGACAAGGAGATTGAAGAGACGCAAATGAGGACAGGGCTTTATTGGGTCAAGAAGATTAGATGCCACCAGTGTATGAATGTATTGGGGTGGAGCTACGTGAAGTCTGCCAGTTCTAGAGAGAGCTATAAGGTTGGGAAATttgtcattgaagatgCGTACATTCGGTTCATTGACAATAATTCATCtaccaagaacttgatagAGTTGACCAAACAAAACTACCGTAGACGTTTAAGTTCCAATTCCAccttggttgaagaagacgagttcaagtttggCGACTTGAAGTGCTTAAATCGGTTACGGTTGCAGAACgtcaaggagttggaaaatgAATCGGACGCCGATGTGTTGGTGGATTATTAG
- a CDS encoding ubiquitin carboxyl-terminal hydrolase (EggNog:ENOG503Q3MD; MEROPS:MER0002652; COG:O), with protein MKKKTISPIIDRILMNPLKFIQNNSLETVNEVHSSKIVVLSNPNTKPESADPEINKNSGISTSSAEKAKPTKKRPVSMAEALQAYTGRQYGTSNTKRRKVAALADSDEDLGEEIAVTPQIADSNSKQGTDFPDHETNTAIPSPSPSSSDVFESAHEYNSSSSDSDYNASQNISPSESPSAESPSDPEDLDTLKAVLRDDLEQDVKDPGEPGELEIDVPASATGASPSSSSSQAEPESSAIDTSGFYDFNEFPRDRGSNGSRRINKSFVKSYTNRKPLGLLNQGVTCYMNTAIQSMVHIPAITNYLAEVHSDRHNKTLPVKSVTHVLAELAHRLWNLDNNKKKYIHPKRVINRLGDINCMMSEWQQEDSHEYFMSLMSRLQEDSTPKGVKLNKSIIYDIFGGLLNQTVVCERCHNKSTTKQEFYDLSLGFKKRKQSKYSISRSLKDFFSQELIKTDNQDKESGYFCEKCRLNTNALKHSTVDIAPEYLTVHLKRFKFNGSQSMKVKQSMKYSNYLDMTDYTTKKSPTVYQLISIISHEGRSLSSGHYISHCLQPDKSWYTYDDEYINKISEIQALNDPSAYVLIYSKMTPKSG; from the coding sequence atgaagaagaaaactaTCAGTCCCATCATCGATCGCATTTTGATGAACCCATTAAAATTCATCCAAAACAACTCGCTCGAAACCGTAAATGAAGTCCATTCAAGTAAAATCGTCGTGTTGAGTAACCCCAATACCAAACCTGAATCAGCTGACCCTGAAATAAACAAAAACTCCGGCATATCAACTTCGTCCGCTGAGAAAGCAAAGCCTACGAAAAAGAGACCGGTTTCTATGGCAGAAGCTTTACAGGCCTACACTGGGCGCCAGTACGGCACCAGCAATACAAAGCGCCGAAAGGTGGCAGCCTTGGCCGACAGCGATGAAGACCTAGGAGAAGAAATCGCTGTTACACCCCAAATAGCCGATTCCAATTCTAAACAAGGTACTGACTTTCCTGACCACGAAACAAACACCGCCATACCGTCTCCGTCTCCCTCTTCGTCCGATGTATTCGAGTCCGCCCACGAGTACAACAGCAGCTCGTCAGACTCAGACTATAACGCTTCTCAAAACATTTCGCCTTCTGAATCCCCTTCGGCTGAATCACCTTCAGACCCTGAAGACTTGGATACCCTCAAGGCCGTTTTACGTGATGACCTCGAACAAGATGTGAAGGATCCAGGCGAACCGGGCGAGCTCGAAATCGATGTACCTGCTTCTGCTACCGGTGCAAGTCCAAGCTCATCGTCATCCCAAGCAGAACCCGAATCCAGTGCCATCGACACATCTGGGTTCTATGACTTCAACGAATTCCCTCGTGATAGAGGCAGTAACGGGTCTCGTCGAATTAATAAAAGTTTTGTCAAACTGTACACTAATCGGAAACCATTGGGACTTCTTAATCAAGGAGTTACCTGCTATATGAATACGGCTATTCAATCGATGGTTCATATTCCtgccatcaccaactacCTCGCGGAAGTGCACTCAGACCGTCACAATAAGACATTACCGGTGAAGTCGGTGACACACGTATTGGCTGAATTGGCCCACCGATTGTGGAACCTCGATAataacaagaagaagtataTTCACCCCAAGCGAGTCATCAACAGATTGGGGGATATCAACTGCATGATGTCTGAATGGCAACAAGAAGATAGCCACGAATATTTCATGAGTTTGATGTCTCGTTTACAGGAGGATTCCACTCCCAAAGGagtcaaattgaacaagtccaTTATCTACGATATATTTGGGGGATTATTAAACCAAACAGTCGTATGTGAAAGATGCCACAATAAGAGCACTACAAAGCAGGAGTTCTATGACTTGTCACTAGGGTTTAAGAAGCGGAAACAACTGAAATACTCCATCTCCCGATCGCTCAAGGACTTTTTCAGCCAAGAGCTCATCAAAACTGACAACCAAGACAAAGAGTCGGGGTATTTCTGTGAAAAGTGCCGTCTCAATACTAATGCCCTCAAGCACAGTACGGTGGATATTGCTCCCGAATATTTGACGGTGCATCTAAAGCGGTTTAAGTTTAATGGCAGTCAATCCATGAAAGTCAAGCAACTGATGAAGTACTCGAACTACTTGGATATGACCGATTataccaccaagaaatccCCCACAGTGTACCAGTTGATTTCCATTATCAGTCACGAAGGACGTAGTTTAAGTTCGGGACATTACATTTCCCACTGCTTACAACCAGATAAATCGTGGTACACCTACGACGATGAATACATTAATAAGATCAGCGAAATCCAAGCATTGAACGACCCATCAGCTTATGTACTCATATACTCCAAGATGACTCCCAAGAGTGGCTAA
- the RRI1 gene encoding COP9 signalosome catalytic subunit rri1 (COG:O,T; EggNog:ENOG503NUK7; MEROPS:MER0022069; BUSCO:EOG09263RDD) codes for MTHLQELSKYFKVDTSSSVSVADGDFYHSVAGDSKAMAKRPWKKDPKYFTKTAISTLAVFKMAQHAALGGDIEIMGSLIGKIHAGCIIVTDVYAIPVEGTETRVNAQLEGYEYMVSYLQLNNKLRPNENIVGWYHSHPGYGCWLSGIDVSTQSLNQIQDPYLAIVIDPFKSIKQGKIELGAFRTYPDDFKTDPSGVTTEKRARFGNHADSYYSLDIEIYRTTADEELVRFMNKETWVQELVVKPEVAESHEASKMDAITKATRLVCHAGHEGRMSMEGEGTEKITSQMNSHRRLATQFNGLFVKSAEAEASNHLNPYNAASKHRITSPVPPPSTIPEDDMMEDDVLSSVDVNYDDLDDDTSNDEASIYTKPRKFRRRIAGNKDLALLADGCNRLGTHEVRELIVQDIQRKLFN; via the coding sequence ATGACACACCTTCAGGAACTCAGCAAGTACTTCAAGGTGGATACCTCCTCGTCTGTGAGTGTCGCTGACGGTGACTTCTACCACTCGGTTGCCGGAGACTCCAAGGCTATGGCTAAAAGGCCCTGGAAAAAAGACCCCAAATACTTTACCAAAACCGCCATCTCCACCCTAGCAGTATTTAAAATGGCACAACATGCCGCTCTAGGCGGAGACATCGAAATCATGGGTCTGCTTATAGGGAAAATCCATGCGGGATGTATCATTGTGACGGATGTCTACGCCATTCCTGTTGAAGGCACTGAAACTCGTGTTAATGCTCAGCTCGAGGGATATGAGTATATGGTTCTGTACCTCCAACTCAATAATAAACTACGTCCCAATGAGAATATTGTGGGATGGTACCATTCACACCCCGGGTATGGTTGCTGGCTCAGTGGGATTGACGTATCGACCCAGAGTTTGAATCAGATTCAGGATCCTTATCTTGCGATTGTGATTGACCCGTTCAAAAGTATCAAGCAAGGTAAAATAGAACTCGGAGCATTTAGAACGTATCCGGATGACTTCAAGACCGACCCGTCAGGTGTGACGACCGAGAAAAGAGCCCGTTTTGGTAATCATGCTGACCTGTACTACTCGTTGGATATTGAAATCTACCGCACCACCGCTGATGAAGAGCTTGTGAGATTCATGAACAAGGAAACATGGGTCCaagagttggtggtgaaacCCGAGGTTGCTGAGTCGCATGAGGCCAGCAAGATGGACGCCATAACTAAGGCCACCCGTCTCGTATGTCATGCGGGTCATGAAGGACGTATGTCTATGGAAGGTGAGGGTACAGAGAAGATCACATCGCAAATGAATAGCCATCGAAGACTCGCGACGCAGTTCAACGGACTCTTTGTGAAACTGGCCGAGGCCGAAGCTTCCAACCACCTTAATCCCTATAATGCCGCCAGCAAACATCGAATTACCAGTCCTGTTCCTCCTCCATCAACCATACCTGAAGATGATATGATGGAAGATGATGTGCTCAGCTCCGTCGATGTCAACTATGACGACCTAGACGACGATACTTCCAATGATGAGGCCAGCATCTATACAAAACCTAGGAAGTTTCGTCGACGTATTGCTGGTAACAAGGATTTGGCTTTATTAGCTGATGGGTGTAATCGCTTGGGAACACATGAGGTGAGGGAATTGattgttcaagatatccaaCGAAAGCTTTTCAATTAA
- a CDS encoding uncharacterized protein (EggNog:ENOG503NUYQ; COG:U), with protein MFKINKEARKSTSGHIDEILTLPNNTAPIWYKDPGLRKLQVWIFVVFFSQICTGFDASNTSNLQAFASWKTMLGNPDSSQLGIITSIYFMGCLAGSIPCGMFADRFGRKLGLLLGQVLTVIGAAIQASSYTYAQYLCARFIMGVGIASITNSGPAMLFELAHPRMKGTLVSLFNPFWYVGSIVCAATAFGTTHMSVTNSMGWRIPSFIQGVFPLVCIPFTIFMPESPSYLIVRGKKEQALATLAKYHSNGDLNDPLVLKEVDDIEVAILNSKDTQSYKQILSHKPHRKRFMVITIMTLMALWSGQSIITFYFTSILELVGINNPSKQTGINTGLNVMNLVSSVLGAYVSARVGRRPMWMLSIIGMIVVNIPFTALTAEYAKTNSVNVAYGVIVMLFLYDFSYNIACNPLLYSYTTELLPFSIRAKGLAWKNLVGQVALIINMYVNPIALAKITWKYYIFYMCLNLVWLTLVYFLFPETLGLTLEELSRLFEEDRLGSIGDIESDGVDQIHVTELGKK; from the coding sequence ATGTTCAAAATTAACAAAGAAGCCAGAAAGTCCACCTCCGGTCACATCGACGAGATTCTCACCCTTCCAAACAACACCGCTCCAATATGGTATAAAGATCCAGGTCTCAGAAAACTTCAGGTTTGGATCTTCGTGGTGTTCTTCTCTCAGATATGTACTGGGTTTGACGCTTCCAACACTTCCAATTTGCAAGCATTTGCAAGCTGGAAAACTATGCTTGGAAACCCTGATTCTTCCCAGCTCGGAATTATCACCTCTATTTATTTCATGGGATGTTTGGCTGGTTCGATTCCATGTGGTATGTTTGCTGACAGGTTTGGTAGAAAATTGGGCTTACTCTTGGGACAGGTTCTCACCGTTATTGGTGCTGCCATTCAAGCTTCTTCGTACACATACGCCCAATACTTGTGTGCCCGGTTCATTATGGGGGTAGGAATTGCCTCCATAACCAACTCAGGACCAGCAATGCTTTTTGAGTTAGCACACCCAAGAATGAAAGGAACTTTGGTATCACTTTTCAATCCCTTCTGGTACGTGGGAAGTATCGTGTGTGCTGCCACTGCGTTCGGAACTACTCACATGTCGGTCACCAACTCCATGGGGTGGAGAATCCCCAGTTTTATCCAAGGAGTGTTCCCATTGGTTTGTATTCCCTTCACAATTTTTATGCCCGAATCGCCATCTTACCTCATTGTCCGGGGGAAGAAAGAGCAGGCTCTTGCaaccttggccaagtatCATTCCAATGGAGACTTGAATGATCCCTTGGTGCTTAAGGAAGTCGATGATATCGAGGTGGCTATTTTGAACTCAAAAGACACTCAGTCCTACAAGCAAATTTTACTGCACAAGCCCCACAGAAAGAGATTTATGGTGATTACCATCATGACATTGATGGCTTTGTGGTCGGGCCAGTCCATCATCACCTTTTACTTCACCTCCattttggagttggtaGGAATCAACAATCCCTCAAAACAAACGGGGATTAACACCGGTTTGAATGTCATGAACCTTGTGTCTTCAGTACTTGGAGCCTATGTTTCTGCTAGGGTTGGAAGAAGACCTATGTGGATGCTCTCGATCATTGGAATGATCGTGGTTAACATTCCTTTCACCGCTTTGACGGCCGAGTATGCTAAAACCAACAGTGTTAATGTGGCATATGGAGTGATTGTGATGTTATTTCTCTATGATTTCTCCTACAACATCGCCTGTAACCCGTTGTTGTACTCATACACCACCGAGTTGTTACCATTTAGTATTAGAGCCAAGGGGCTCGCAtggaagaacttggtgggaCAGGTGGCTttgatcatcaacatgTATGTCAACCCTATTGCACTTGCTAAGATCACATGGAAATACTATATTTTCTACATGTGTCTCAATTTGGTGTGGTTGACCTTGGTGTACTTTTTGTTTCCCGAGACTTTGGGGCTTACTTTGGAGGAGCTTTCCCGGttatttgaagaagacaGGTTGGGAAGtattggtgatattgaGAGTGATGGAGTGGACCAGATCCACGTGACTGAGTTAGGAAAGAAATAG